CACCAAAAAACAACCATCAAAATACCCACAAATTTTTAGAACCAGACTCCTTTATTGGAAGCTGGGAGACACCAAAAACCCCAAAAGAAGCAGAGGCAAAACTAGCTAGATTAAGAAGAGAATATGGAAAGCAAGTGAAAGTATTGAGAAAGGAATATATAGTGGAAGTCGAAGCTTTGCGTATAGAGAAACAAAGGAAAGAAGAGGCTAGAAAAGAAGCTATTCGAGTTGCTAATGAAGagaggaagaaattgaaagctGAAGCTGCTAAAGTCAGAGCTGAAGAGAGGAAGATTGAACAAGAGGAGTTTCGAAAGCTTCTGGTAATATtcgtgtttttaattttttattattgattttttcgaAGATTCAAGTAAATAATAGATTCTCGGAATGCCCTTtcgaaaaaaaatggaaactgTGTATTTTGATGTTTAACTATCGATTGAATCTGTAAAAGAAATAATGGGTTCTTTTTATTGATGGGTTGGGAAaggaattgaataaaaaaattgttttgattaagattgtttggtgtttttagggtttttttcagGGTATTGGTAGCAAATGTGGAGCATTTGATGTCATCTTAAGGAAAAACCTGATCTttctgtgtttattttttaattgttattgttgattaGGGTTTCAGAGGTTTGAGTTATGTTGGGTTTTCAGACAAAATGTGTTTTTATGATGGTCTTAAGCTGCACGCTTTAATTGGTTGATGGCATCAAAAGCAGTAGTAGTGATGGTAAACAGGAGATAGTCTAGGTAGTACGTTTACAGGCTAGAACTATGCAAGCCAGGTTAAGGACTTTGATCAATTTGGCTGTGGAACGGTGGAGATGCTTGCAGGTATACACACGAATGCAGATTTGTGGTGATAGAGTGCATTTTTGAAACTGTAAAGATTCCATAAAACCAGATATTCATTCCTGAATGTCTTACACATTCTACTTggatattcattttttatgctACTATACTATTAAGTAATTGTACAATGTTGTCTGATCTTTGAAGTTAAATTTTTGTAAACTATGAAGGTTGCATGAATTGCATTGGCTTTCAATTCAATGACACTATCAATCTGTGGAGGTTGAAGGGATTTGATTGAAATTTTTCTGTATGCACGTACAATGCTGAGTTTTTCAGCTTGTGCCCGTGTATAGTTGTGTTTGCATGTGAATGCACTTGTTTTTTAAGGGCGTATAGTTCTTAAATACCATGTGGACATTGTCAAAGGTTTGAATCGACAAGCTGCCTTTCAATGCATTACTGATGTGGTTTGATCTGTTCTATGCAGTtgaaagaaagagcagagaagcTTGAGAATTGGAGGGTGAAAGAAAAGAGgcaggaagagaagaagaaagtgaagcaCGAACTCTTACACCGACAAAGTTCAAACTGGATTGATGGCCGTGAATTGGAGAAGAAGATACTGGAAGTCATGGTTGACGGCACACAAATTTGATTCctcatgttttcaaattttgcaTCTGTTTGCTGCTTCTGGATAAATGAGTTTGGAACTTAAAATTTGACCAAGAAATAACTCGAGCTTtgttcaattggaacttggaactTCCTTATTGATGTAGCTCGGTCATGTTGCAATCGAAGTTAGTTTGTCATCTTCAGCAAATGCCTGCTTGCTCCGAAAAGTGGAAATATAGCTCACCACTCCCATTTACAAAACCACTTTGAATTATGGCCTGCTAACTGTCATGGTCTCAACTTTCTTCTGTTTGAACAAATGCGTGGTTGGCCTTGCGATTATCAGCATCCCTTCTACTGTTATAGAAGTTCAATAACTATACCCACTGGTTTCACGCATAGATTGCTTCCATTTCTTCTTTGCCAGGATGATATTGCCATAAGAATCTGTACTTGGAGTGGGGCAGAGATCCTAAACCTGCATTGAAAGTGAGGCTGAGGAAGGTAGCATGTCAATTTTGAACTTGGACCTCTTCATTAAGTGGTTTTCCAGGTTCAGATTTGGAGACCATTCTCATCTCTTCTTAACGAACTCACTCTCCAAGTTGCATTATATTATATGCGACATTCATCCATGGCTGCATCTTCCTCTTGCTCCTGCAAATTAACCGGCTCCTTTACTTTTAGAGAATCTTCtagtttctttattatttttctagaaaatagaaaacatattttactGAATGAAAACGAAATCTTTCTCCAAAATACATAAggcaaggaaagaaaaaacctcTAGTGTATAGCGTACATGCcaagaaaaaacagaagaaaagttTATGAATTTGACAACTTTCCAAAAGCTTCTCATAATCAGTGTTTGATGACAAGGATTAAAGGTTAACAGATTAGCCAATTTACATTTTTTGGCTAAAAGAAAGAACTTTGACATGCGGGAAAATTAGAGAACACTCCAAGCAAATTTTCTTCAGAGCAAAACCACTACttatacaatttaaattaaCCAAGATGGCAAAATCCAACTAATGATGTCAAGATATTCAACTATCATTTACAACCATTTAGAAAATTGAAGGAGAAAAGAATTGTGTTGCTAAGGGTTGTTAATCTTCCAAAACCATATATCTGCCTCCAAACGAGGTGGAAAGGAAAGACACCGTTTGCTTTGCAGCGCCTGTCAGTGGGTCtttggtttttgaattttcacATATGGGAAAACCCCCATGAAGTGGGCAACTTTTGGATTCCAACCCAACTGCTGAGCACGCCAAAACATCAGGAACgtgtttgaaaaatatgaattgAACCCCATCAAGACATGCCATAAAGCATGCCCCTCGGGGTTGAAGTACCACTGAGAAATGTTGTTGCAGAACAAGCGATCAAAAAGCCAACAAAGACTTCCTGTGGATATGGTAGCCAAATATAGTTTTGCAAGCCGCTTTGCAGATGCATCTTTTGTGTAGATGTAGTATTTGTACATCCGGGGAACACAGAGAAGGCAAAGAATCACGTAATGCACCTTGAAACCAATTTCAAAACGGACCAGTGCATGGAAAATCGCAAATGCAGCTCCATAAAGGAACAAGAAGGTGGGCATCACACTTCGGTAGTGCCAATCTGGTGAGTAGAGGATGTAGAAATACAAAAGCATTTCCCAAACCATGGGTGTTTCATCACCTTGCTGCTGCCTGAAGATAAATTAAGAATACTAACAACTTAATCAACATGATGAGGACACCACCAAACAACACATCCAACACAGTGTCATGCAAGTTCACATGATTTGGGAATGAGttacaacacaaaaaaatacagGTCCCGAGTCCCAGCATTTTCAATAGGGGAACACATACTAGAAGTCTATATTACCAGACCCTACTCTTGAAGCTTTGGAATAAGGAAAATAGATGTAGACTAGATTCAATGAACCGATTATCAAATAaagtataatttgtttttaagcaGATGCAGGAAAAATTAGGAACTTCGATGCTTTTGCAATCCTGGGGCGTTCATTTGCAAATGCCAATTAAgtgaataaaataagatatgaCAACATGCATAAATTTTACAGAAAATAAAACACTATCATCCAGCAATAAGTTAGGGCCTAATTACAACTTCTAGCTGTTGGCCCACATCGACCTAGAAAAATCCAGTTAATTGGAGTTCTAATTCTTTGAAAGTACTTAAAGAGCCAACTTTTCATCTGAATTCCATTCCACAAACCGCCTCAAAGTATATGTGCTAGCTCCTTTAcatagttaaaaagaaaaaaaaaactataaaatgaaGGGGccaaaaattcaatatataatatgatcacccttgatgaaaaaaattgagtgaGAACTTTAAGGGTAAAAGTCAACGGGCTTTAATTGATTGATCCTTGTTGTTCTTTTGCTTGGGATAGGAAAGCTCAAGGGCCCTTTTACAAATGCACTCCTTCAACAGTAGCCCCTAGGCAGAGGATTgtatattttctctttaaaaggccCAAAAGGTTAAAAAGATTAAATGGGAACTTAAATCAACTTATGCAGAGACATAAACACCTAGAACAATTTTTTGTGCATGAAACAGTCTAACATCTTACAGTATTGTATGCCATAAATTCAAAGCCAGAGCTTTTTATGAATATAATCCAGCTAAAACAAGACATACTTCTAAGTTCTAACTACACACCAATTAGTTCCAAGGGAAACACATAGGAGCTGCTAACCACCCAAGAAATTAGTGAAAAAgtttttagaagaaaatgatgaacaaGATAGGAGAATACACAAGTGTACTTACATGCGTTGCAGAATGGCATGGTATAGCATACTTCTAATGGCAAGTATCA
This genomic interval from Populus alba chromosome 1, ASM523922v2, whole genome shotgun sequence contains the following:
- the LOC118055232 gene encoding uncharacterized protein — translated: MATAASRSLLRTTRRLFCTNATPKNNHQNTHKFLEPDSFIGSWETPKTPKEAEAKLARLRREYGKQVKVLRKEYIVEVEALRIEKQRKEEARKEAIRVANEERKKLKAEAAKVRAEERKIEQEEFRKLLLKERAEKLENWRVKEKRQEEKKKVKHELLHRQSSNWIDGRELEKKILEVMVDGTQI
- the LOC118055230 gene encoding alkaline ceramidase, whose translation is MAEAISSFWGPVTSAEWCEKNYVYSSYIAEFFNTVSNIPGILLALIGLINALRQRFEKRFNVLHISNMILAIRSMLYHAILQRMQQQGDETPMVWEMLLYFYILYSPDWHYRSVMPTFLFLYGAAFAIFHALVRFEIGFKVHYVILCLLCVPRMYKYYIYTKDASAKRLAKLYLATISTGSLCWLFDRLFCNNISQWYFNPEGHALWHVLMGFNSYFSNTFLMFWRAQQLGWNPKVAHFMGVFPYVKIQKPKTH